The Ornithinimicrobium sufpigmenti genome includes the window TCCACCTTCGTGATGCCGATGCGGATCGTCGAGGGCGACACCGCCCTGTGGGAGCCGCTGCTGGCGCTGGTCATCGTGGCGATCTTCTGCGCAGGGTCGATCTGGTTGGGCGCCAAGCTCTACGAGCGGGCGCTGCTGCACACCCAGGGCACCCTGACCTGGCGGGCCGCGCTGGGCCGCAAGGACTGACAGACCCGGCAGGTAGGCCACCGCTCCAGGGGACGGCATCGGCATACCTGCCCAGGGCGACGCCCCCGCCGCACGACGGCGGGGGCGTCGGTGCGTCCCGCACGTGGTTAGGGTTGCCAGGGTGACCAGCACCCTCGCGGCCCAGCCGCTCCTCATCGCCCTGGACGTCGACGGGACGATCCTGCACCACGACGGCCACCTGGCCCCGCGGGTGGCCGACGCCATCCGCGCCCTGGACGCCGTGCCCCAGGTGACCGTGGTCATCGCCACCGGACGCTCGCTGGAGGCGACGCTACCGGTGATGGACGCCCTCGGGCTGTGCACCCACGGGCGGCCGGCCGTCTGCTCCAACGGGGCGGTGACCCTCGAGATCGACGAGGGAGCGGCCGACGGCTACCGGCTCGTCGACGTGGTGACCTTCGACCCGGCACCGGCGATCGAGCTGGTCCGGCGCGAGATGCCGCACGCGCTCATCGCCGTGGAGGACATCGGCGCCGGCTTCAAGGTGAGCACGAACTTCCCGGCCGGCGAGCTGTGGGGTCAGGAGAAGATCGTGCCCCTCGAGGAGCTCGCCGCCGAGCCGGTGACCCGGGTGACCTTCCGGGACCCGTACGCCACCTCAGAGGAGTTCACCCGCCTGGTGGAACGGATCGGGCTGCACGGCGTCTCCTACGCCGTCGGCTACAGCGCCTGGCTGGACCTGGCCCCCGAAGGGGTGAGCAAGGCCTCCGGCCTGGAGCTGGTCCGTCGCTCCCTCGGTGTCCAGCCGCACCGGACCGTCGCGGTCGGGGACCAGCGCAACGACCTGGAGATGCTGCGCTGGGCGGCTCTCGGCGTCGCGATGGGGCA containing:
- a CDS encoding HAD family hydrolase, with the translated sequence MTSTLAAQPLLIALDVDGTILHHDGHLAPRVADAIRALDAVPQVTVVIATGRSLEATLPVMDALGLCTHGRPAVCSNGAVTLEIDEGAADGYRLVDVVTFDPAPAIELVRREMPHALIAVEDIGAGFKVSTNFPAGELWGQEKIVPLEELAAEPVTRVTFRDPYATSEEFTRLVERIGLHGVSYAVGYSAWLDLAPEGVSKASGLELVRRSLGVQPHRTVAVGDQRNDLEMLRWAALGVAMGQAPPEVVAAADEQTASVEEDGLAITLDRVLAEWV